A DNA window from Phragmites australis chromosome 11, lpPhrAust1.1, whole genome shotgun sequence contains the following coding sequences:
- the LOC133884790 gene encoding phytochrome-associated serine/threonine-protein phosphatase 3-like isoform X1 codes for MDLDLWIAKVKEGQHLAEHELQSLCEYVKEILIEESNVQPVNSPVTVCGDIHGQFHDLMKLFATGGHVPDTNYIFMGDFVDRGFNSLEVFTNLLLLKARYPAHITLLRGNHESRQLTQVYGFYDECQRKYGNANAWRYCTDVFDYLTLSAIINGTVLCVHGGLSPDVRTVDQIRIIDRNCEIPHEGPFCDLMWSDPEEIETWTVSPRGAGWLFGSRVTQEFNHINKIELVCRAHQLVQEGLKYMFDKGLVTVWSAPNYCYRCGNVASILSFSENMEREVKFFTETDENNQMRGARTAVPYFL; via the exons ATGGACTTGGATCTGTGGATCGCCAAGGTCAAGGAGGGGCAGCACCTGGCCGAGCACGAGCTCCAGTCCCTCTGCGAATAT GTTAAGGAGATTCTCATCGAGGAGTCAAACGTGCAGCCCGTCAACAGCCCCGTGACGGTGTGCGGTGACATCCACGGGCAGTTCCATGACCTGATGAAGCTCTTTGCGACCGGGGGACATGTCCCCGATACGAATTACATATTTATG GGCGACTTTGTGGATCGCGGGTTCAACAGCCTAGAGGTTTTCACAAACCTTTTGCTTCTAAAAGCTAG GTACCCTGCCCACATAACCCTTCTGCGTGGGAATCATGAAAGCAGGCAGTTGACACAG GTGTATGGTTTTTATGATGAGTGTCAGAGGAAGTATGGAAATGCCAATGCATGGCGATATTGTACTGATGTTTTTGATTACCTTACTCTTTCAGCAATCATTAATGGCACG GTCCTTTGTGTTCATGGTGGCCTTTCACCCGATGTACGTACAGTCGATCAG ATACGAATAATCGATCGCAATTGCGAAATTCCTCATGAAGGGCCTTTCTGTGATCTGATGTGGAGTGACCCGGAAGAGATAGAGACATGGACAGTTAGTCCCCGTGGAGCAGGTTGGCTCTTTGGATCAAGGGTGACTCAAGAG TTCAACCATATTAACAAAATTGAATTAGTTTGTCGGGCCCATCAACTAGTCCAGGAAGGACTAAAGTATATGTTCGACAAAGGCCTTGTTACT GTGTGGTCTGCACCTAATTATTGTTACAGATGTGGCAATGTTGCTTCTATACTAAGCTTTAGTGAAAATATG GAAAGGGAGGTCAAGTTCTTCACGGAGACAGATGAAAACAACCAGATGCGAGGGGCAAGGACTGCAGTCCCATATTTTCTTTGA
- the LOC133884790 gene encoding phytochrome-associated serine/threonine-protein phosphatase 3-like isoform X2 gives MDLDLWIAKVKEGQHLAEHELQSLCEYVKEILIEESNVQPVNSPVTVCGDIHGQFHDLMKLFATGGHVPDTNYIFMGDFVDRGFNSLEVFTNLLLLKARYPAHITLLRGNHESRQLTQVYGFYDECQRKYGNANAWRYCTDVFDYLTLSAIINGTVLCVHGGLSPDVRTVDQIRIIDRNCEIPHEGPFCDLMWSDPEEIETWTVSPRGAGWLFGSRVTQEEREVKFFTETDENNQMRGARTAVPYFL, from the exons ATGGACTTGGATCTGTGGATCGCCAAGGTCAAGGAGGGGCAGCACCTGGCCGAGCACGAGCTCCAGTCCCTCTGCGAATAT GTTAAGGAGATTCTCATCGAGGAGTCAAACGTGCAGCCCGTCAACAGCCCCGTGACGGTGTGCGGTGACATCCACGGGCAGTTCCATGACCTGATGAAGCTCTTTGCGACCGGGGGACATGTCCCCGATACGAATTACATATTTATG GGCGACTTTGTGGATCGCGGGTTCAACAGCCTAGAGGTTTTCACAAACCTTTTGCTTCTAAAAGCTAG GTACCCTGCCCACATAACCCTTCTGCGTGGGAATCATGAAAGCAGGCAGTTGACACAG GTGTATGGTTTTTATGATGAGTGTCAGAGGAAGTATGGAAATGCCAATGCATGGCGATATTGTACTGATGTTTTTGATTACCTTACTCTTTCAGCAATCATTAATGGCACG GTCCTTTGTGTTCATGGTGGCCTTTCACCCGATGTACGTACAGTCGATCAG ATACGAATAATCGATCGCAATTGCGAAATTCCTCATGAAGGGCCTTTCTGTGATCTGATGTGGAGTGACCCGGAAGAGATAGAGACATGGACAGTTAGTCCCCGTGGAGCAGGTTGGCTCTTTGGATCAAGGGTGACTCAAGAG GAAAGGGAGGTCAAGTTCTTCACGGAGACAGATGAAAACAACCAGATGCGAGGGGCAAGGACTGCAGTCCCATATTTTCTTTGA
- the LOC133885392 gene encoding reticulon-like protein B9 — MFRHVQSDSSEDDQPTIKLFRGQRSVHKLLGGRKVADILLWRDRNLSAGILAGATLVWFLFDVVEYNIVTLICYIALLGMLLLFIWSNAAPLFDRPTPQIPEVIVSEHAFREIALTMHNKLVHFVSILYDIACGKDLKKFLLVIGSLWILAVVGDTCNFTTVLYVGFLCALTLPALYERYEEEVNHLVAKGGEDLKKFYKKVDSNVLNKIPRGPVKRKVR; from the exons ATGTTTCGTCATGTTCAGAGCGATTCTTCTGAGGATGATCAACCCACGATAAAACTATTCCGTGGGCAAAGATCAGTTCATAAGCTACTTGGTGGACGGAAAG TTGCGGACATCCTGCTATGGAGGGACAGAAACTTATCGGCAGGGATTCTTGCTGGGGCCACATTGGTCTGGTTCCTGTTCGATGTAGTCGAGTACAACATAGTCACACTTATTTGCTACATTGCACTCCTTGGGATGCTTTTGCTCTTCATTTGGTCGAATGCCGCGCCTCTCTTCGACAG GCCAACTCCACAGATCCCAGAAGTCATCGTTTCTGAACATGCCTTCAGAGAAATTGCACTGACCATGCATAACAAACTGGTTCACTTTGTATCAATCCTATATGACATTGCATGCGGGAAGGATCTCAAGAAGTTCCTTTTG GTGATTGGATCTCTGTGGATACTGGCAGTAGTTGGAGATACTTGCAATTTCACCACAGTATTATATGTTG GATTTTTGTGCGCGCTCACTTTACCAGCATTGTATGAAAGATACGAAGAAGAAGTGAACCATCTGGTAGCGAAGGGTGGTGAAGACCTCAAGAAATTCTACAAGAAGGTTGACTCTAATGTGCTCAACAAGATACCAAGAGGCCCTGTGAAGAGAAAAGTTCGCTGA
- the LOC133884878 gene encoding non-specific lipid-transfer protein 2-like, with product MKPAQALFAVLAAWAMVLLLCAAPRGVDAATACDATKLTPCAGAIIGNAPPTAACCSRMKEQQPCMCAYARDPNLKRYVNSPNGKKTMAACKVPVPRC from the coding sequence ATGAAGCCGGCTCAGGCGCTGTTCGCGGTCCTCGCCGCCTGGGCGATGGTCCTGCTGCTGTGCGCCGCGCCGCGGGGCGTCGACGCGGCGACGGCGTGCGACGCCACGAAGCTGACCCCGTGCGCGGGCGCCATCATCGGGAACGCGCCGCCCACCGCCGCGTGCTGCAGCAGGATGAAGGAGCAGCAGCCGTGCATGTGCGCGTACGCGCGCGACCCAAACCTGAAGCGCTACGTCAACTCGCCCAACGGCAAGAAGACCATGGCCGCGTGCAAGGTGCCCGTGCCGAGGTGCTAA
- the LOC133884171 gene encoding probable non-specific lipid-transfer protein 2: MAASKASLVLFLVVLTVSSAVLSLSPGTGAATTCTPTQLTLCAPAIVGNAAPAACCARLKAHSASCFCRYKKDPNLQRYVNSPNDKKVFVVCKVPVGDIGIRGPRVSKSGQ, from the coding sequence ATGGCAGCGAGCAAGGCGTCTCTCGTGCTCTTTCTGGTGGTGCTCACGGTGTCAAGCGCCGTGTTGAGCCTCTCCCCTGGCACGGGCGCGGCGACGACGTGCACCCCGACGCAGCTGACCCTGTGCGCGCCCGCCATCGTGGGGAACGCGGCGCCGGCGGCATGCTGCGCGAGGCTCAAGGCGCACTCGGCGAGCTGCTTCTGCAGGTACAAGAAGGACCCGAACCTGCAGCGCTACGTCAACTCCCCCAACGACAAGAAGGTCTTCGTCGTCTGCAAGGTGCCTGTCGGTGATATAGGAATCAGGGGTCCTCGAGTCTCAAAGTCAGGACAGTAG
- the LOC133885772 gene encoding LEAF RUST 10 DISEASE-RESISTANCE LOCUS RECEPTOR-LIKE PROTEIN KINASE-like 1.2 isoform X1: MLRFLLVAVSLAASGGAPPVAGETYYNASMCQTSLACGGNVDVHYPFFLANATRSIEGYTAYSYCGYPSMAITCEGGRATLRLKGDSYTVLDINYGNHTVTVADAEVLSSGDCPRVTHNVTVPPDTWLNFSATANENLVFFYDCVFTPATPQPTYIDPINCTSFPEGKGMSFVAAQPVVRPQEEWPVWALACKPMVVVPVLRDWLLSPDPEYLPRLNNDWYGQVLKHGFQLSWDPSAGPCYVCEHSKGQCSYNQSGEFIGCLCSDGRVRLPDCGLKKSSKKAIAIGTSVAAGVFFLLLVVVSFLYIRKTRQYKMTSSSRLLKYTASGDTPRSKWNCDMEMESGSVHSPQRHHFTYEELEEATEGFSSTREIGDGGFGTVYKGHLRDGRVVAVKRLYNNSCRHVEQFLNEAAIISRLRHPNLVMFYGCTSSRSRELVLVYEFVPNGTVADHLHGHRAPERALTWPLRLNIAVEAAAALAYLHAVEPPIVHRDVKTNNILLDADFHVKVADFGLSRLFPLDVTHVSTAPQGTPGYVDPEYHQCYQLTDKSDVYSFGVVLVELVSSKPAVDVTRDRNEINLAGMAVNKIQRGQLDELVDLKLRYGSDEATRKAMTMVAELAFRCLQQNGEMRPPIREVLDALRSIQEDGSKKKDPLLAPRSPDTVHAPWDSMSTTASISQ, encoded by the exons ATGCTTCGCTTCCTCCTCGTAGCCGTCTCCCTCGCCGCTTCAGGCGGCGCGCCCCCGGTCGCCGGCGAGACTTACTACAACGCCAGCATGTGCCAGACGTCCCTCGCGTGCGGCGGCAACGTCGACGTCCACTACCCGTTCTTCCTCGCCAACGCAACCAGGTCCATCGAGGGGTACACGGCCTACTCCTACTGCGGGTACCCCAGCATGGCGATCACCTGCGAGGGCGGCCGCGCGACCCTGCGGCTCAAGGGCGACAGCTACACCGTCCTCGACATCAACTACGGCAACCACACCGTCACGGTCGCCGACGCGGAGGTGCTGAGCAGCGGCGACTGCCCGAGGGTGACCCACAACGTCACCGTCCCGCCGGACACGTGGCTCAACTTCTCGGCAACGGCCAACGAGAACCTTGTCTTCTTCTACGACTGCGTCTTCACGCCGGCGACGCCCCAGCCGACGTACATCGATCCGATCAACTGCACCAGTTTCCCGGAAGGGAAGGGGATGTCTTTCGTGGCGGCGCAGCCCGTCGTGCGGCCGCAGGAGGAGTGGCCGGTCTGGGCGCTGGCGTGCAAGCCGATGGTCGTCGTGCCGGTGCTGAGAGACTGGCTCCTGAGCCCCGACCCCGAGTATTTGCCGCGGCTGAACAACGATTGGTACGGGCAGGTGCTGAAGCACGGGTTCCAGCTGAGCTGGGACCCGAGCGCGGGGCCGTGCTACGTGTGCGAGCACTCCAAGGGGCAGTGCAGCTACAACCAGAGCGGCGAGTTCATCGGCTGCCTGTGCTCCGACGGCCGCGTGCGCCTCCCGGATTGTG GGCTGAAGAAATCCAGTAAAAAAGCAATTGCTATAG GAACCTCCGTAGCTGCCGGGGTTTTCTTCTTGCTTCTCGTGGTCGTGTCGTTCTTGTACATCCGTAAGACAAGACAGTACAAGATGACCTCGTCCTCCAGGCTCCTCAAATACACTGCATCTGGCGACACGCCGCGTTCCAAATGGAACTGTGACATGGAGATGGAGTCCGGCAGTGTCCATAGCCCACAAAGGCACCACTTCACATAtgaggagctggaggaggcaACGGAAGGCTTCAGTAGCACAAGAGAGATCGGCGATGGCGGCTTCGGCACCGTGTACAAAG GGCATCTCCGAGATGGGCGCGTCGTGGCCGTGAAGCGCCTTTACAACAACAGCTGCCGGCACGTGGAGCAGTTCCTGAACGAGGCGGCCATCATCTCCCGGCTGCGCCACCCGAACCTCGTCATGTTCTACGGCTGCACGTCCAGCCGCAGCCGCGAGCTCGTGCTGGTGTACGAGTTCGTGCCCAACGGCACGGTTGCGGACCACCTCCACGGCCACCGCGCGCCGGAGCGCGCACTGACGTGGCCGCTCCGCCTGAACATTGCCGTTGAGGCGGCCGCGGCGCTCGCGTACCTCCACGCCGTCGAGCCGCCGATCGTGCACCGCGACGTCAAGACCAACAACATCCTCCTCGATGCCGACTTCCACGTCAAGGTCGCCGACTTCGGGCTGTCCCGCCTCTTCCCGCTCGACGTCACTCACGTCTCCACCGCCCCGCAGGGCACCCCAGG GTACGTGGATCCAGAGTACCACCAGTGCTACCAGCTCACCGACAAGagcgacgtgtacagcttcggcgtCGTCCTGGTGGAACTCGTCTCATCGAAACCCGCCGTGGACGTCACCCGTGACCGCAACGAGATCAACCTGGCCGGCATGGCCGTCAACAAGATCCAGCGTGGCCAGCTCGACGAGCTGGTAGACCTCAAGCTCAGGTACGGCTCCGACGAGGCGACGAGGAAGGCAATGACGATGGTCGCCGAGCTGGCGTTCCGGTGCCTGCAGCAGAACGGCGAGATGCGGCCACCGATCAGGGAGGTGCTCGACGCCCTTAGGAGCATACAGGAGGACGGGTCCAAGAAGAAAGACCCGCTCCTCGCGCCCCGCTCCCCTGACACCGTCCATGCTCCGTGGGACAGCATGAGTACAACGGCCAGCATTAGCCAGTGA
- the LOC133885772 gene encoding LEAF RUST 10 DISEASE-RESISTANCE LOCUS RECEPTOR-LIKE PROTEIN KINASE-like 1.2 isoform X2, whose translation MVHQVMAPSEQMRCLHLAPLLFIILLSSVPPCKPQSDPYFRYSNCTPTPYQCGSVKFDVGYPFSVTGVNRPDYCSFPGYSLSCTNDKLVIDENSTGFQVTSVDYDNHLLTVIDQSLAEQTCLQPYRNTTINDTMFMYTDRDQFLTVYINCSATSSSIPFAYDIFSCLSGGRSYYTLDNGTLAPDVMGSCTSTLVTPYNSTMAGSLAAGNSSLGDAIKGGFAVKWKAGTGWCGDCRYSGGICGYNGSYPSDQTCFCPDGPSIGSCSSGLKKSSKKAIAIGTSVAAGVFFLLLVVVSFLYIRKTRQYKMTSSSRLLKYTASGDTPRSKWNCDMEMESGSVHSPQRHHFTYEELEEATEGFSSTREIGDGGFGTVYKGHLRDGRVVAVKRLYNNSCRHVEQFLNEAAIISRLRHPNLVMFYGCTSSRSRELVLVYEFVPNGTVADHLHGHRAPERALTWPLRLNIAVEAAAALAYLHAVEPPIVHRDVKTNNILLDADFHVKVADFGLSRLFPLDVTHVSTAPQGTPGYVDPEYHQCYQLTDKSDVYSFGVVLVELVSSKPAVDVTRDRNEINLAGMAVNKIQRGQLDELVDLKLRYGSDEATRKAMTMVAELAFRCLQQNGEMRPPIREVLDALRSIQEDGSKKKDPLLAPRSPDTVHAPWDSMSTTASISQ comes from the exons ATGGTTCATCAAGTAATGGCGCCTTCAGAGCAAATGCGTTGCCTGCATTTAGCACCACTGCTCTTCATCATTCTTCTCTCATCAGTGCCACCCTGCAAGCCACAATCTGATCCCTACTTCCGGTACAGCAACTGCACCCCGACACCGTACCAGTGCGGATCAGTCAAGTTCGACGTCGGTTACCCGTTCTCGGTGACCGGCGTGAACCGGCCGGACTACTGCTCGTTCCCTGGGTACAGCCTCTCCTGCACAAACGACAAGCTGGTGATCGACGAGAATTCCACCGGGTTCCAGGTCACGAGCGTCGACTACGACAACCACCTCCTCACCGTCATCGACCAGAGCCTAGCCGAACAGACGTGCCTGCAGCCCTACCGGAACACCACCATCAACGACACCATGTTCATGTACACCGACCGTGACCAGTTCCTGACGGTGTACATCAACTGCAGCGCCACATCATCGTCGATTCCTTTTGCGTATGATATATTCTCGTGCTTGTCTGGGGGGCGATCCTACTATACGCTGGATAATGGCACGTTGGCGCCGGATGTGATGGGATCATGTACCTCAACTCTGGTGACTCCGTACAACTCAACGATGGCGGGCTCACTGGCTGCCGGGAATTCCAGCCTTGGGGATGCGATAAAAGGCGGTTTCGCGGTGAAGTGGAAGGCGGGTACGGGGTGGTGTGGAGACTGTCGGTATTCCGGAGGGATCTGCGGATATAATGGTAGCTATCCTAGTGATCAAACATGTTTCTGCCCTGATGGCCCATCTATTGGGTCGTGTTCTTCAG GGCTGAAGAAATCCAGTAAAAAAGCAATTGCTATAG GAACCTCCGTAGCTGCCGGGGTTTTCTTCTTGCTTCTCGTGGTCGTGTCGTTCTTGTACATCCGTAAGACAAGACAGTACAAGATGACCTCGTCCTCCAGGCTCCTCAAATACACTGCATCTGGCGACACGCCGCGTTCCAAATGGAACTGTGACATGGAGATGGAGTCCGGCAGTGTCCATAGCCCACAAAGGCACCACTTCACATAtgaggagctggaggaggcaACGGAAGGCTTCAGTAGCACAAGAGAGATCGGCGATGGCGGCTTCGGCACCGTGTACAAAG GGCATCTCCGAGATGGGCGCGTCGTGGCCGTGAAGCGCCTTTACAACAACAGCTGCCGGCACGTGGAGCAGTTCCTGAACGAGGCGGCCATCATCTCCCGGCTGCGCCACCCGAACCTCGTCATGTTCTACGGCTGCACGTCCAGCCGCAGCCGCGAGCTCGTGCTGGTGTACGAGTTCGTGCCCAACGGCACGGTTGCGGACCACCTCCACGGCCACCGCGCGCCGGAGCGCGCACTGACGTGGCCGCTCCGCCTGAACATTGCCGTTGAGGCGGCCGCGGCGCTCGCGTACCTCCACGCCGTCGAGCCGCCGATCGTGCACCGCGACGTCAAGACCAACAACATCCTCCTCGATGCCGACTTCCACGTCAAGGTCGCCGACTTCGGGCTGTCCCGCCTCTTCCCGCTCGACGTCACTCACGTCTCCACCGCCCCGCAGGGCACCCCAGG GTACGTGGATCCAGAGTACCACCAGTGCTACCAGCTCACCGACAAGagcgacgtgtacagcttcggcgtCGTCCTGGTGGAACTCGTCTCATCGAAACCCGCCGTGGACGTCACCCGTGACCGCAACGAGATCAACCTGGCCGGCATGGCCGTCAACAAGATCCAGCGTGGCCAGCTCGACGAGCTGGTAGACCTCAAGCTCAGGTACGGCTCCGACGAGGCGACGAGGAAGGCAATGACGATGGTCGCCGAGCTGGCGTTCCGGTGCCTGCAGCAGAACGGCGAGATGCGGCCACCGATCAGGGAGGTGCTCGACGCCCTTAGGAGCATACAGGAGGACGGGTCCAAGAAGAAAGACCCGCTCCTCGCGCCCCGCTCCCCTGACACCGTCCATGCTCCGTGGGACAGCATGAGTACAACGGCCAGCATTAGCCAGTGA